In a genomic window of Pseudomonas mohnii:
- a CDS encoding DUF1330 domain-containing protein: MKAYWIAHVDITDPVQYSQYTQRAPKAFAEYGGRILARGGRSEAMEGRPTPQRSVVIEFDSYDQAVACYRSDLYQEARGHREGVARAEVIIVEGVVPV; encoded by the coding sequence ATGAAGGCGTACTGGATTGCTCACGTGGATATCACCGATCCCGTTCAATACAGCCAATACACCCAGCGGGCGCCGAAGGCGTTTGCCGAATACGGCGGACGGATATTGGCGCGTGGTGGGCGCAGCGAGGCGATGGAAGGGCGGCCGACACCGCAACGCAGCGTGGTGATCGAGTTCGATTCCTATGACCAGGCGGTGGCCTGTTATCGGTCGGATCTTTATCAGGAGGCCAGGGGGCACCGCGAGGGTGTGGCTCGGGCTGAGGTGATTATTGTCGAGGGGGTGGTGCCGGTTTGA
- a CDS encoding IS3 family transposase (programmed frameshift), with protein sequence MSKLGKRYDNDFKDWVVLQMMPPLNRSVAELAVALNLTPQSLRNWRQMARDKGLIVPGNGKTSDQWSSADKFNAVMETGPLSEVEISQYCRIKGIYPEQIQQWRLACQNANPVVDLNSRTSKTAEQRRIKILERQLIQSDAGRAEAVALLGTQKKSQCDLGQGQGRLINASDRTQAMKLIADAVLNGARRYQACNELGLSLRTVQRWRHADCDGRLLAQRAAPANKLSDTERQAVLDAANQAGYASLTPHQIVPKLADEGIYLASESTFYRVLKAANQNVRRGRAKAPKRRVLTTHRADAPNQVWCWDITWLPSTVRGRFFYWYMVKDVYSRKLVANEVHEVECAEHACELLRKGCLREHTAGRPLVLHSDNGHVMRGSLLRESMIALGVEPSFSRPRVSNDNAYAEALFRTAKYCPLWPDQPFDTVTEARLWVQKFIEWYNEDHRHSALKYVTPNERHEGKATALLQARTVLYEDAREVNPSRWSTRTRNWKLADAVYLNPERPEIKDATG encoded by the exons ATGTCCAAGTTAGGTAAACGCTACGACAACGACTTCAAAGACTGGGTCGTTTTGCAAATGATGCCGCCCCTCAATCGATCAGTGGCAGAACTTGCCGTTGCGCTCAATCTCACACCACAGTCACTGCGAAATTGGAGACAAATGGCTAGAGATAAAGGCTTGATCGTGCCGGGAAACGGCAAGACCAGCGACCAATGGTCTAGCGCCGATAAATTCAATGCTGTCATGGAAACCGGGCCGTTGAGCGAGGTGGAGATCTCTCAGTATTGCCGAATTAAAGGCATTTACCCTGAGCAAATCCAGCAGTGGCGACTGGCATGCCAAAACGCCAATCCGGTCGTTGATCTCAACTCCCGAACCTCTAAGACGGCCGAGCAACGGCGTATCAAAATACTTGAGCGTCAATTGATACAGTCTGACGCCGGACGTGCGGAGGCGGTGGCTTTGCTGG GAACTCAGAAAAAAAGCCAATGCGATCTGGGGCAAGGACAAGGAAGACTGATCAACGCCTCTGATCGTACGCAAGCCATGAAGTTGATTGCGGACGCGGTGCTCAATGGTGCTCGCCGATATCAAGCCTGTAATGAACTGGGGCTGAGCCTGCGAACAGTTCAACGCTGGCGACACGCGGACTGTGATGGACGACTGTTAGCTCAACGGGCAGCTCCGGCCAACAAGCTCAGTGATACAGAGCGCCAAGCGGTGCTTGATGCTGCCAATCAGGCTGGCTACGCCAGCCTCACCCCGCACCAAATCGTTCCAAAACTGGCTGATGAAGGTATCTACCTGGCTTCGGAGTCGACGTTTTACCGTGTGTTAAAAGCCGCTAATCAAAACGTGCGTCGCGGCCGAGCCAAAGCCCCGAAACGCAGGGTGCTGACAACGCATCGCGCAGACGCTCCCAATCAGGTTTGGTGCTGGGATATCACTTGGCTGCCCAGCACTGTCAGAGGTCGTTTTTTCTATTGGTACATGGTCAAGGATGTCTACAGCCGCAAGCTGGTAGCCAATGAAGTGCATGAGGTGGAATGTGCCGAACACGCGTGTGAGCTGCTTAGAAAGGGATGCTTGCGTGAACATACAGCGGGTCGTCCGTTGGTCCTGCACTCGGATAACGGCCACGTCATGAGAGGTTCCTTGTTACGCGAAAGCATGATTGCCCTGGGCGTCGAGCCATCCTTTAGTCGACCAAGGGTGAGCAATGACAACGCTTACGCCGAAGCACTTTTCCGTACCGCAAAGTACTGCCCCCTCTGGCCGGATCAACCATTTGATACGGTTACTGAGGCAAGGCTTTGGGTGCAGAAATTTATCGAGTGGTACAACGAAGATCACCGCCACAGTGCCCTGAAATACGTGACGCCAAACGAGCGGCACGAAGGCAAAGCAACGGCTCTATTACAAGCTAGGACAGTGCTTTATGAGGATGCCAGGGAGGTTAATCCGAGCCGCTGGAGCACTCGAACACGCAACTGGAAGCTGGCAGATGCGGTGTATTTAAACCCAGAGCGCCCTGAAATTAAGGACGCAACGGGCTAA
- a CDS encoding NUDIX hydrolase encodes MFSPSFCPKCGSPDLGQQLPPGDTHERLMCRGCGYIHYVNPKIIAGCIIEQDGKYLLCQRAIPPRPGTWTLPAGFMETGETTEQAALREVWEESGVRAEILSPYSIFSVPKISEVYIIFRAIALEITGQYGPETLDYKFFAPEDIPWDSIYYPAIRQILERYIEERQAGVYGIYIGNDDTGKIHFIR; translated from the coding sequence ATGTTCAGCCCGAGCTTTTGTCCGAAGTGTGGCAGCCCTGACCTGGGTCAACAGCTGCCGCCGGGCGATACGCACGAGCGCCTGATGTGCCGCGGCTGCGGCTACATCCACTACGTCAATCCGAAAATCATCGCCGGCTGCATCATCGAGCAGGACGGCAAGTACCTGCTATGCCAGCGCGCCATTCCGCCGCGTCCGGGCACCTGGACGCTGCCGGCGGGCTTCATGGAAACCGGCGAAACCACCGAGCAGGCGGCCTTGCGCGAAGTCTGGGAAGAAAGCGGCGTACGCGCGGAAATCCTCTCGCCGTACTCGATCTTCAGCGTGCCGAAGATCAGCGAGGTGTACATCATCTTCCGCGCCATCGCCCTGGAAATCACCGGCCAGTACGGGCCGGAAACCCTCGACTACAAATTCTTCGCGCCCGAGGACATTCCCTGGGACAGCATCTATTACCCGGCGATCCGGCAAATTCTCGAGCGCTACATCGAAGAGCGGCAGGCCGGGGTCTATGGCATCTACATCGGCAACGACGATACCGGCAAGATTCACTTCATTCGCTAG
- a CDS encoding GntR family transcriptional regulator: MKRLPLDDSFKVNRNPVTLREIVLDKLRSAIMNFQLLPGDRLVERDLCDRLGVSRTSVREALRHLESEGLVEFADAKGPRVAIITLADAVDIYELRCVLEGLIVQLFTLRAKAKDIKALEKALEENRQALKEGELQQVIDSVQGFYDVLLEGSGNHVAATQLRQLQARISYLRATSVSQQNRRGASNQEMERMVEAIKSGDPLAAHQACVDHVRAAATVALDYLKRKQEETGAIPEITQPIALKEPRIGR; encoded by the coding sequence ATGAAACGCCTGCCACTCGACGACAGCTTCAAGGTCAATCGCAACCCCGTTACCCTGCGCGAAATCGTGCTGGATAAATTGCGAAGCGCCATCATGAACTTCCAGCTTCTGCCGGGAGACCGTCTGGTCGAACGCGATCTGTGCGATCGCCTGGGCGTCAGCCGTACCTCCGTGCGCGAAGCCCTGCGCCACCTGGAATCCGAAGGCCTGGTGGAATTCGCCGACGCCAAGGGCCCACGGGTGGCGATCATCACCCTGGCCGACGCGGTCGATATCTACGAACTGCGTTGCGTGCTCGAAGGCCTGATCGTCCAGTTGTTCACCCTGCGTGCCAAGGCCAAGGACATCAAGGCCCTGGAAAAAGCCCTGGAAGAAAACCGCCAGGCCCTGAAGGAAGGTGAGCTGCAACAGGTCATCGACTCCGTGCAAGGCTTCTACGACGTGTTGCTCGAAGGCTCCGGCAACCATGTCGCGGCCACGCAGTTGCGCCAGTTGCAGGCGCGCATCAGCTACTTGCGTGCCACCTCGGTGTCGCAGCAGAACCGTCGTGGCGCCAGTAACCAGGAAATGGAACGCATGGTCGAGGCGATCAAGAGCGGTGATCCGCTGGCCGCTCACCAGGCCTGCGTCGACCACGTCCGCGCCGCCGCCACCGTGGCCCTCGACTACCTCAAGCGCAAGCAGGAAGAGACCGGGGCAATCCCCGAGATCACCCAACCCATCGCCCTCAAAGAACCCCGCATAGGTCGTTGA
- a CDS encoding carboxymuconolactone decarboxylase family protein: protein MSNEKYEKGLQIRTQVLGEAYVNRSIENADDFTRPLQEMVTEYCWGHVWGREGLSLKERSMINLAMISALNRPHELKLHVRGALRNGLSREQIREILLQVGIYCGVPAAVDSFRLAREAFAEADAEASS from the coding sequence ATGAGCAACGAGAAGTACGAGAAAGGCTTGCAGATCCGTACCCAGGTGCTGGGCGAAGCCTATGTCAATCGCTCCATCGAGAACGCCGACGACTTCACCCGCCCTCTGCAGGAAATGGTCACCGAATACTGCTGGGGTCACGTCTGGGGGCGCGAGGGCTTGTCCCTCAAGGAGCGCAGCATGATCAACCTGGCGATGATCTCGGCGCTCAACCGGCCTCACGAACTCAAGCTGCATGTGCGCGGCGCCTTGCGTAACGGCTTGAGTCGTGAGCAAATACGCGAAATTCTGCTTCAGGTCGGCATATATTGTGGTGTTCCCGCCGCCGTCGACAGTTTCCGGCTCGCCCGAGAAGCCTTCGCCGAAGCCGATGCCGAGGCCTCCAGTTAA
- a CDS encoding NAD-dependent succinate-semialdehyde dehydrogenase: MSPAASSLFRQQAYINGQWLDAPDGAQQDIFNPATGELIGRVPNLGAEHARLAIEAANNAWPAWRALTAKERSNTLKRWHALMLENADALAEILTLEQGKPLAEAKGEILYAASFIEWFAEEAKRIYGDTIPSHKGDARIVVSKEPIGVVAAITPWNFPAAMITRKAGPALAAGCPCIVKPAPETPFSALAMAALAEQAGIPAGIFNVITGDAIAIGGELTASPRVRKLSFTGSTAIGKLLMAQCAPTLKKVSLELGGNAPFIVFDDADLERAVEGALIAKFRNAGQTCVCVNRFLVQDGIHDAFVARLAERVSQLKVGSGFEAGITQGPLINERAVAKVEDHVQDALAQGARLLCGGERHALGNGFFQPTVLAGVTTQMKVAREETFGPLAAVFRFDSEAEAVHMANDTEFGLAAYCYTRDLGRAWRMSEALEYGMVGINEGLISTEVAPFGGIKSSGLGREGSKYGIEDYLELKYTLMGGL, translated from the coding sequence TGCCGAGCATGCGCGCCTGGCCATCGAAGCCGCCAACAACGCCTGGCCGGCCTGGCGTGCACTGACCGCCAAGGAACGCAGCAACACACTCAAGCGCTGGCACGCCCTGATGCTGGAAAACGCCGACGCCCTCGCTGAAATCCTCACCCTCGAACAGGGCAAGCCATTGGCCGAAGCCAAGGGTGAAATTCTCTACGCCGCCAGCTTCATCGAGTGGTTCGCTGAAGAAGCCAAACGCATCTACGGCGACACCATTCCCAGCCACAAGGGCGATGCACGCATCGTCGTCAGCAAAGAACCGATTGGCGTGGTCGCGGCCATTACACCGTGGAACTTCCCGGCGGCGATGATCACCCGCAAGGCCGGCCCGGCACTGGCCGCTGGCTGCCCGTGCATCGTCAAGCCAGCGCCGGAAACGCCGTTCTCGGCCCTGGCCATGGCCGCGTTGGCCGAACAGGCCGGTATTCCTGCGGGCATCTTCAACGTGATCACCGGCGACGCCATTGCCATCGGTGGCGAACTGACCGCCAGCCCCCGGGTGCGCAAACTGTCGTTCACTGGCTCCACGGCGATTGGCAAATTGCTGATGGCGCAGTGCGCGCCGACGTTGAAAAAGGTTTCGCTGGAACTGGGCGGGAACGCGCCGTTCATCGTCTTCGACGATGCCGACCTGGAGCGTGCCGTGGAAGGCGCGCTGATTGCCAAGTTCCGCAATGCCGGGCAGACCTGCGTCTGCGTCAACCGCTTCCTGGTGCAGGACGGCATTCATGACGCCTTTGTCGCCCGGCTGGCCGAGCGGGTTTCGCAGCTCAAGGTTGGCAGCGGTTTCGAGGCGGGCATCACTCAGGGTCCATTGATCAACGAACGCGCCGTGGCCAAGGTCGAAGACCACGTACAGGACGCACTGGCCCAGGGCGCGCGCCTGCTGTGCGGCGGCGAACGCCATGCGCTGGGCAACGGCTTCTTCCAGCCGACCGTGCTGGCCGGCGTCACCACGCAGATGAAAGTCGCCCGGGAAGAAACCTTCGGCCCGCTGGCGGCGGTGTTCCGCTTCGACAGCGAAGCCGAGGCCGTGCACATGGCCAACGACACCGAATTCGGCCTGGCCGCCTACTGCTACACCCGCGATCTGGGTCGTGCCTGGCGCATGAGCGAAGCGTTGGAATACGGCATGGTCGGGATCAACGAAGGGCTGATTTCCACCGAAGTCGCGCCGTTTGGCGGAATCAAGTCCTCAGGCCTGGGCCGTGAAGGCTCCAAGTACGGCATCGAGGACTACCTTGAACTTAAATACACCCTGATGGGTGGGCTCTAA